TCGATTCCTTCTGACCGATGGCGACGTAGATGCATTTTACGCCGGTGTCCTTCTGGTTGATGATCGTATCGATGGCCACCGCGGTCTTACCGGTCTGGCGGTCACCAATGATCAGCTCACGCTGACCACGACCAATCGGCACCATCGAGTCGATGGCCTTAAGCCCGGTCTGCATCGGCTCGCCGACGCTCTGACGCGGGATAATGCCCGGGGCCTTGACCTCAATACGCGAGCGGGTCGCGCTCTCAATCGGGCCCTTGCCGTCGATCGGCATCCCCAGCGCGTTGACCACGCGGCCTTCCAGCGCGGGGCCCACCGGCACGTCGACGATGCGACCGGTCAGCTTGACCTCGTCGCCCTCAACAATGCCGCGGTCGCTCCCCAGAAGCGCAACACCGACGTTGTCTTCTTCCAGGTTGAGCACCATCCCGTAGACGTCGCCCGGGAACTCCAGAAGCTCGCCGGCCATCGCCGACTCCAGACCGTAAACGCGCGCGATACCATCACCGATCGAGATAACCGTACCCGTCTCGCTGGTCTCCATGCGCGAGTCGTAGTTCTCGATCTGCTTTTTGATGATGGAGCTGATCTCTGCGATGTTAATGTCCATCTTGCACTTACCCTTGAGCTCGGGGGTCACTCATATCCCGGGAGGCCGACTCGCATCTCGCAAGCTCGGGCCGGGGCAACGGCGCCCTCGGTGATCCGTAATTAGACTTCTTTGAGAATCGCTTCGCGCATCCGCTTGAGCTGAGTGCGCACCGAACCGTCGTAGATCGAGCCGCCGACCCGTGCGACGACCCCGCCGATGAGAGCCTCGTCCACCGACGTCTCCACCAGCACCTCTTTACCCGTCATCTTCGCCAGGGCCGCCTTGACCTCGGCCAGCTGCGCATCGTTGAGCGCGCTGGCGCTGCTCACCCGTGCACGAACCCGGCCGGCCTTCTCATCGACGCCGACGCTGAAATCCTCGGCGATCTCGCGCACATAGCGCAGCCGATCGCGGTCGAGGAGCAGCATCACAAAGTTCTTAAAGAGCTGGTCCCAGCCCTCTTTGCTGGCCAGCGCCTCGATCACCGCGCGACGCTCGTTGAGCTTAACGCCGGGGTTGAGCAGCGCCTGACGCAGCGTCTCGCTCTGATCAAAGGCCGCACTCAACCAGCTCAGCGAACCATGAATGGGCTCGAGCTTCTTCTGCTCACTCGCAAGCTCGAGCAGCGCGCTGGCGTATCGTCGGGCTACCGGTACCTTTGCCATATCTACTCCTGATAAGCGCCTGTTCAGACCTCAGCCTTAAGGGGCTTTGGGCGCTTGAAATCCATTCAGTTCTTGGCCGCCGAAGACGCGTTACCCAGCTCGGCGACATAGCTCTCGACGAGCTTGTTCTGCACGCCGGCATCCACCCGATCACGTGCGACACGCTGTGCCATCTCCAGCGCCGTGTTGACCGCCTGCTCCTCGAGCATGGCGACCGCACGCTTGACCTCCTGCTGGATGGTCAGCTCGGCATCGGCCCGCATTTTCTCAACGCCCTTCTTGGCGGCGTCGATCAGGCGCTGTTTCTCGCGTTCGCCCTGCGCGTGATACTCATCGAGCATCGACTGACGGTCGCGCTCCAACGCCTCAAGTTTCGCATTGAGCTCTGCCAGACGCGCCTCGGCCTGCTCGCGGGCCAGCTTCGCGGCGTTCATATCCGCCAGGAAAGTCTCCCGTCGGTTGGCGAAGAAATCGCGGATCGCCGGCCCACCGAACTTGACGATGATTCCCAGGAACACCGCCAGGTTGAAGATGCCCGTGGCCCAGGCCGCCCAGGGGAAACCGTGCCCATCGCCCGCAGACGCCGCAAACGCCGGAGCGCTCACACACACCAGCAGCACCAGCACCTGCACAAAGATCGCCCGTCGGGAGCCCGCCACGCGAAGAAGTTTCGAAGTCATGTTCTTGTCCTGACTAACTAAAAATGGGCGCGCAGCCCTCATGGAAGGCGCGCGCTCAACGGCTTATCCCTGCGGGAGCACCTTCTGAACCATCGCCTCAGCCAGCGCGCGGGCACGCTCGTCGATCTCGGCGCGGGCCGCAACCACGCGCTCCTCGATCACCTTGCGTTCCTCGGCCAGCTTGCCACCGAGTTCCTCACGCACCTCTTCGAGGATATCGTCCTGCTCGGCAAGGCCCTGATTGCGCAGAGACTCACGCACATCCTGAGCTTCGCGGCGCGCCTGACTCAGCTTCTCATCGTACGAAGCCGTCAGCACCGCGGTCTGTGCGTCCATCTCACCGGCCTCTTCCGAGGAGCCTTGCACGCTCTCTTGGCGCGCCTCCAGGGTCTTGAGGTAGGGCTTGATCAGAACAAAGTTCAGGATCACAAAGACGAGCAAGAACGCGCCCATCTGAACGAAGAGCGTGCCGTCTATGTCGATCGCAACCGCTGCGACGAGCAGCGGACTTGAAGCGGTCATTACATCGATCATCGTGGCGCCTTTAAAAGTCAGCGGGAAATTGCGCTTCCCGCCTTATTTCTGGCCCTCTTGGCCGTTTTGCGGGAAAACCGTCGCGGCTTTAACACGGTGTTTTCAAAGGTGTCAAGGAAGCCATCTCCCGAGGGCCGGGCAAGCGCGCTGGCCCCAATTCTGCCGCGATCTTTCTTGACCACGATGTCCCCATCGCTATTGTAAGGATCAGGCGCCCCCGGGGCGCTTTTTTTAAACCCGGTACCTGCACCCGATCCTTGATGTGCGCACCTCTTCTCTCTATGGCTCCCGGCTATCTTGTGCGACGCACCCGACGCACCTCACCGATCTCGCCGCACGTGCGCCAGGCCCGGCGTGCCCTTTACCCGGCTCGCTCCCGCCTGGGGAGCCCTGCTCGCAACCTCTTCTTACGCTCTGAGAAATAGCTTCGCGCCCCGGTCGTTATGGGACACGACCAGGTCGCTCGCCTTGCATCCTTTGTCCTTCAGAAGTTGATGACCGTGAAAGACTCGAACGAGCAAGCATCCAACTCGCCCCGGCCCACCGCCGCCGAAAGCCAGTTTACCGGGGAGAACCTCGCGTTCATCGAGGATCTCTACCGCCAGTACCTCGACGATCCTTCCGCGATCGATTCAAGCTGGGAGCCGATCTTCCAGGAGTACTTCGGCGGTGATGCCCTGCCAAACGGCAGCGCCCCTCACTTCAAGCCCCGCTCGATCTTCGAGCCCGCCCGCCTGCCCTCGCAGGAGATCGGCGGCGAGGCCGTCTGGGTGGATAAGGCGGAGGGGATCACGGTGAAGGCCCCCGGGCGTACCGAAGGGTTTGCCGCCCGCGTCGAGGCGATCGTACGTGCGTTCCGCCTCCACGGTCACCTGATCGCCACGATCGATCCTCTTGAGCGTCCGCGCCGCCCCTCCCCCCCGGAGCTTGAGCCCTCGCTCTATGGCTTCTCCGCGGGCGATCTTAAGGCGAAGGTCAACTACGAGCCCCTCTTCGGCTCGCGCGAGGTGACCCTGGGCGATCTTCTCCAGCGTCTGCGCGATCTTTATTGCGGCCATATCGCCGTCGAATACCAGAACATGCCGGGCAGCCAGTCGCGCACCTGGCTGCGTGATCGCATCGAGCGAAACGACTACGCCTCGCTCGATGTCGCCGCAGATGGCCCGCACATCCTCAAAAAGCTCGTCGACGCCGATGCCTTCGAGACCTTCCTTCACCGGAAGTACGTCGGGGCCAAGCGCTTCTCGCTGACCGGCGGGGAGTCGCTGATCCCCATGCTCGACTTCATGCTCGAAGAGGCCGCTGACGCCGGCGTCGAAGAGGTCGTCGTGGGCATGGCCCACCGCGGTCGCCTTAACGTGCTCCACAACATCATGAACAAGCCGGCTAAGGCGATGTTCTCGGAGTTTGAGAAAGTTCAAACCCCGGAGGAGTACGTCGGCAGCAGCGACGTCAAATACCATATGGGGTTCTCCAGCGATCACCCCACGCGCAACGGCAAGACCGTTCACCTCTCGCTCTGCTTCAACCCCAGCCACCTGGAGTTTGTGAACCCGGTGGTCCTGGGGCGCGTGCGCGCCAAACAGGATCGTCTCGGTACCGAGGCCGCCCGTCAGAAGCTCCTTCCCCTGCAACTCCACGGCGACGCCGCCTTCAGCGGGCAGGGCATCGTCACCGAATCGCTCAACCTGGCACGGGTCAAGGGCTACAACGTCGGCGGCACCATCCACGTGGTGATCAACAACCAGATCGGGTTCACCACCAACCCCGAAGACAGCCGCTCGACGACCTATGCCACCGACGTGGCGAAGATGCTCGAAGTCCCCATCTTCCATGTCAATGGTGACGACCCCGAAGCCTGCGTGCGCGTGATGAAGGTTGCCATGCAGTACCGCCAGCGCTTTGGCGAAGACGTCATCATCGACCTGGTCTGCTACCGCCGCTACGGCCACAACGAGGGCGACGAGCCGCGTTTCACCCAGCCGATGATGTACGGCGCCATCGACGGCTCCAAGCCGGTCCGCGAGAAGTACGTCGACAGCCTCATCAAGCGCCAGATCATGAGCGCCGACGAGACCGAGGCAGTCTGGAACGAGCGCATGGACTACTACGGCGAAGTCTTCAAAGAGGTGCGCGAACAGCCCCAGCCCAAGTTCATCAGCAGCCTCGACGGACTGTGGACGCCCTATCACGGCGGCGAGCTTCAAGCCGGCGCGGGCAACGACGCCCCCATCGACGAGAATCTCTTCAAGGAGCTCGCGCGCAAGCTCACCGAGGTCCCTGAGAGCCACAACGTGCACCGCACCCTGCGCCGCTTCCTCAAGGGACGCGAGCAGGTCGCCTCCGGCGAGGCTCCGGCCGATTGGGGCACCGGGGAGGCTCTGGCCTTCGCCTCACTGCTGATCAACGGCACGCGCATCCGCATGACCGGTCAGGACTGCATCCGCGGCACCTTTAGCCACCGCCACGCCGCCCTCTTCGACACCGAGACCGGCGAAGGCTACTGGCCGCTTCGAAACCTGAGCGAAGACCAGGCCTCCATTGAGATCTACAACTCCACCCTCTCCGAGAACGCAGTCCTGGGTTTTGAGTACGGCTTTAGCCTCGACTCCCCCGATGCGCTCGTGCTCTGGGAGGCGCAGTTCGGCGACTTCGTCAACGGTGCCCAGGTGATCATCGACCAGTTCATCAACTCCGGCGAAGACAAGTGGAAGCGCCTCAGCGCGCTCACCCTTCTCCTGCCCCACGGCTACGAGGGGCAGGGCCCGGAGCACTCGTCGGCGCGCCTTGAGCGCTTCCTGCAGCTCTGCGCCGGCGACAACATGTACGTCTGCAACATGACCACACCGGCGCAGTACTTCCACGCGCTGCGTCGCCAGGTCCTGCACACCGCCCGCAAGCCGCTGATCGTGATGAGCCCCAAGAGCCTGCTGCGCCACAAAGACGCGGTCAGCCCCATGGAAGACTTCACCACGGTCGGCTTCCAGCCCATCCTCAAAGACACGCGCGAATCGGTGAACACCGAGAAGGTCCGCCGCGTGCTGCTCTGCTCGGGCAAGGTCTACTACGACCTGTGCGACTACGCCGCCGAGCAGGGCATCGACGATGTGGCCATTGTGCGCGTCGAGCAGCTCTACCCGCTCGAAGGCAAACTTCTTCAGGAAGCGGTCGCCCCCTTTAAGAACTCTCGTGAAGTCGTGTGGGTCCAGGAAGAACCCAAGAACATGGGCTCCTGGCACTACATCTTCCCGCGTCTTATTGAGCTCTTCGGTGCCGATCCGCTCCCGGCCTACGTCGGCCGCGTGGCCAGCGCCAGCCCGGCCACCGGGGCCTACGAGAGCCACGAGCTGGAGCAGCGCGCGCTGGTCACCAAAGCCTTCGCCGAGACCCTCGATTAAGCCCCAGGCAAGCCCCCTGCGGGCTTGTGTTTCAGCGCCCAGGTCTGGTAACCCCTTGGGCGCGGCGAGGCTGAGCTTCGCCAGTCCATGTTGTGATGTTGAGCCCCTGTATTCTAGTACTTACGTTGCACGCCTACGAGGCCTTACATGAGCGTACCCGTAGAGGTCCCCACCCTTGGTGAGTCTGTCACCGAGGCGATCATCGCTGAATGGCTGAAAAAAGAAGGTGATTTCGTCGAGGAAGACGAAATCATCGCCGAGCTGGAGACCGACAAGATCACCGTCGAAGTTCCCGCGCCGGTCGCAGGCACCATTAAAAAGCTGCGTTTTGCCATCGACGACTCCGTTAACCCGGGCGATGTCATCGCCGACATCGAGCCCGGTGAGTCCAAAGGTGGAGACGCCGGCGATGCGAAAGCCGAGGCCTCGGCTGACGTGGCCCCCAAAGCCGCTGCTGCCGCCGAGGAAGGTGACGACACTGACCACGACAAGGTCGGCCCGGCGGTACGCCGCCTCGTCGAAGAAAACAGCCTGGAGCTTGCCGACATCAAAGGCACCGGCCCCGGCGGACGCGTCACCAAGGGCGATGTGCTCGCGCACATCAAAGAGGGCGGCAAGCCCGCCAAGAAAGCGGCCGCCCAGAAGGCCGTTGAAGCTTCGCGCCCCGCCGTTGATCAGGGCGCGCTCGAAGAGCGCGTGACCATGAGCAAGCTGCGCCAGACCGTGGCCCGTCGTCTGGTCGAAGCCCAGCATAACGCCGCGATGCTCACCACCTTCAACGAAGTTGACATGACCGAGATCATGGCCCTGCGCAAGCAGTACCAGGATCGCTTCGTTAAGAAGTACGGCTTCAAGCTGGGCTTCATGTCCTTCTTCATCAAAGCCTCGATCGAAGCGCTCAAGGCGTTCCCCTCGGTCAACGCCGAGATCGACGGCGACGACATCGTCTACAAGAACTACTACAACATCGGCGTGGCCGTCGGCGGTGGCCGTGGGCTGGTGGTGCCGGTGCTCAAGAACGCCGACCAGTACAGCTTCGCTCAGACCGAGCAGGAGTTGGGCAAGCTCGTCGACAAGGCCGTCAACAACAAGTTGACGCTGCCTGAGCTTCAGGGCGGCACGTTTACCATCTCCAACGGTGGCATCTACGGCTCGATGCTCTCCACGCCCATCCTCAACCCGCCGCAGTCGGGTATTCTGGGCATGCACAACATCGTGGAGCGCCCGGTCGCCATCAACGGTAAGGTCGAGATCCGCCCGATCATGTACCTGGCCCTCTCCTACGACCACCGCATCATCGATGGTCGCGAGGCGGTCAGCTTCCTGGTCCGTATCAAAGAATGCCTGGAAAACCCCGAGCGCATCCTGCTCGAAGTCTGATCCCTGGCGAGCAGCGCTCCCAGCGCGACCGTGAGAGGTCGGGGCCCGCGCCCCGGCCTCTTCGCCCATATAAGGCCCGGTCGCCTCGGCCTTTCGTGCTCGCCAGATGGCCTCAACGCCCTGAACAAAGGCTCTCCTATGTATGATCTCGTTGTGATCGGTTCCGGCCCCGGCGGCTACATCGCCGCCATCCGCGCCGCCCAGCTCGACATGAAAGTCGCCGTCGTCGAACGCTATGCCACCTTCGGCGGCACCTGCCTCAACGTGGGCTGCATCCCATCAAAGGCGCTGCTCGAATCGAGTGAGCGTTATGAGGAAGCCAAAGACCACTTCGCCGACCACGGTATCACCGTCGGCGAGGTGAGCTTCGACCTCAAGAAGATGCTCACCCGCAAAGACGAGGTCGTCGCCAGCCTCACCGGCGGCGTAGCTGGCCTCTTCCAGAAGAACAACATCGCCACCTTCCAGGGCCACGGCACCATCGTGGATACCAAAAAGGTCGAGGTGAAGAAGGACGACGGCTCGGTGGAAACGCTGGAGACCGAACGCATCCTGATCGCCACCGGCTCCAAGCCCATCACGCTGCCCGGCGTGGACATCGACAAGGAGTACATCGTCGACTCCACCGGCGCGCTGGACTTCCAGGAGGTCCCGGGACACCTCGTGATCATCGGCGCCGGTGTCATCGGCCTGGAGCTCGGCTCGGTGTGGCGTCGCCTCGGCGCGAAGGTCACCGTCATCGAATACCTCGATGAGATCTTTGGTGGTCGTGCCGATAAAGACGTCGCGCGCCTGGCGCAGCGCGTCTTCAAGAAGCAGGGCATCGACTTTGAGCTGGGCGCCGCTGTGACCGGTGCCGAGGTCAAAGACGGCAAAGTCATCACCACCTTCGAGCAAAAAGGTGAGACCAAAACCATCGAGTGCGACCGTCTGCTGGTGGGCGTGGGGCGCAAGCCTTACACCGAAGGCCTGGGCCTGGAGAACATCGGCCTGGAGACCACCAAGCGCGGCTTCATTGAAGTCAACGCGCACTACGAGACTTCCGTTAAAGGCGTCTACGCCATCGGTGACGTCATCCCCGGCCCGATGCTCGCCCACCTCGCCGAGCACGAAGGCGTGACCTGTGTCGAGCGCATCAAGGGCATCGCCGGACACGTCAACTACGACGCCATCCCCGACGTGGTCTACACCCACCCCGAGATCGCCTCGGTGGGCAAGACCGAGCAGCAGCTCAAAGAGGCCGGCATCAAGTTCAAGGCTGGCAAGTTCCCCTTTAAGGCCAACGGCCGCGCCCGTGCTCTCAATGATACCGAAGGGTTTGTGAAGATCCTGGCCGATGCCGAGACCGACCGCATCCTTGGCGCGCATATCATCGGCCCGCGTGCCGGCGACCTGATCGCTGAGCTGGCGGTGGCCGTGGAGTTTGGCTCCAGCGCCGAAGACATCGCGCGCTCGACCCACGCCCACCCCACCCTCGCCGAAGTGATCAAAGAAGCTGCGCTCGACGTGGACGGCCGCACGCTCAACCTCTGAGCCGGCCCGTGGGGCGCTCTTACGCCCCACCGCTGGCGAGCGTGCAGACCTTTGCAACGCTCCCAGAGATGTGATCGCCTCGAAAACAAAAAGCCCGCATCCCTCTACGGGACGCGGGCTTTTTGATGCCTCCGTCGATCTGCTGAAGCGCAGTGGCCCGAAGCGCTTCCTTCCGACCATCCTGCCTACCGTCTTCACTCTCGGGGCCGAAACACCTCATAGCCCATGTCCTGGCGCGCCTGGTCCCCCTGGCGAATCACAAGATCGCGCATCGCCCGATCCAACCCCAGCCAGGCTTCGCGCACATGGCCGGGCACCTCGAAGATCTCCAACACGTCGATGAGAATCTGGTGGCGGCGATCAAAATGCCCCACGAGGATCGGCATCTTCTGGTGAGCCTGGCGAATCGGCGGGCCCTGGTAGCTGCCCTTCCGGCTGCCGATATGCGCATGCACATACGCGATCTGCGAGGCGATGAGCGCCTCTTTATCGCTGGTCGCAAAAAAGAAGCCGATCATCAGATCGTCAAAGAGGCGGTCGTAGAAGGTGCGCATCAACGTCTCCATGCGCGCTCGTCCGCCGACCTCCTCGATCACATCCCACGTTGCGCTCTTCGTTGCCATACCCGACCTCTTAGCCGATCTCGCGGCGGTGCACAGTCATCATCAACGCCCCTTCATAGATCGATCCCAGCAGGCGCTCGGCCGGAATCTGACGCAGCTCCCCAGGCTGGACCGTATGGTCACCGGCCCAGCGCAACGCGCCCTGGGCCAGGGTTACCAGGCGCAGGCGCAGGGGGGCGCTGGCCAGGGATTCGCCGATCACCTCGATCGGAATCCAGACCGGCGCAAAGTCGGCCTGCTCCGACCAGATCGCCGGCACACAGAAGACGGGCATTGCGCCCAGCGGGGCGTTGGGCGCCGGACTCTCAAAAACGTCCACAAGTAGCGGAAGTCCCAGTGAGCGGGCGAGCTCGGTGATCAAACCATCGAAGGCTGCTGCTGATTTCCGGGCACGCACCGGTGCCAGACGCCGCTCCCAGATCGCACGTGCGCGAGGAAGAAAGCCGCTGTAGCCGCCCAGAGCAAGGCTGAGCGCGCGCTGCTTTTCGGCGTCGCTCAGGCTGGCAAAGCGCGCGTTCATCGAGGCACGTGTCGCCGCGAACGCCGCATCGATCGCTTCTTGCATCTCGGCGGTGGCCGCAGGCACCCGGCGTGGCACACCCACGCGCCAGCTCTGATGTTCGCCCCGTGCCAGTGGTGCCCGCGCCTCAAAGGCGCGCGCACCAAGCAAGCCGGCGCGCACCGGCGCGGCAGCTCCCTGCAGGGCGCGCTCCATCCCGCGTAGAAGATCGCCCAGCGCGTCACGCTCCCGCGTCGACCAGCAAAGAAGGGGTGTGGTCCAGGGGAGGCTTGCGGGTTCGCTCAGGCCGGTGGCCACAGAAGGTGACTCGAAGACATCGAGTTCCAGGCTGGTGTCGTGGGCCGCTCGCCAGCTCCCAAGGTGGCGGGCCTCTTGCGCGAGAAGATCGCGCCAGGCCTGCGCAAGCTCCGCAAACGTTGGCCAGGCATCGAGTTCACCGCCCTGGGGCGTGGCCCCCTCGGCGAGCACCTCGGCCACCAGGCGCAACGCGCTTCCCTGATCAACGGCCGGAATCGAGCGCAGCGTGCGGGCGGCCTGTCGCAGCGCCGATCGTGGAGAAACCCCGCCGCACTCCCACAAAAGCTCGGTGAGCGCCCCGGCATGGCGCGCCCAGGGCGTCCGTTGCAGCGCGCTTCCCGCTGCCGCCACCGCACTCTGGAGGTAGGGTACCTCGCAGACGTCAAACCATTCCGGCCATCGGGGCTCGCTCGCCAGCGCACGCATCAGCGCTTCTCGACCTCTGACATCAAAAGCCAGGGCCGCCCCGCTTAGCCCGGCAATCAGTCCGGCATGGCGCGCCTCAAAGCGCTCCAACCTCCAGCGCACCAGCGCCGGGATCTTCGTGGCGGCCACCGGCTTCGCCGCGGCGTGTCGGGCCGCCTGACCGGCGAGGTTGCGAACCTGCTGGTCGTCGCGCAGCTTGAGAATCAATGAGACCAGCGTGGGTGAAAGTCCCAGGATCTGCGCCAGAGCGGGTGCGAAGGCATCGACCAGAGCCACCGGTTCGATCTCCATGAGCAGCGTTGCGTTGATCTTCAGCGCGCCACCGCCCCCGGCATCATACGTGGTCAGTGTGGGCCGACCTCGCTCCTGAAGCTCGCTTACGAGCTCCACCCCATGGATGGCGAGCACAAGACGCTCCACGCGAGCAGCCTGCCCTTCGCTACCGAGTCCCGACTCCGCCAGCGCACCGATAAACGCCGGCAGGTAGCTCTCCAGCACGTCCACCACGACGCGGCGAACGCGCTGGCGGGCCGCCTTAAGATCCTTATCGTCTCCCTGGATCGTTGCGACCTCTCTCACACCTGCTCCTGAACTCACCGCGTGCTGAGTCGCACTCAGTACCACGTCGTCGACATCTTTCTTCGGGGGGTTGTCGCCAGTATCTTAGGCCCGGCGTTACAAGAAATGAAGTGCAGAACGCGATCTTCTCTTTCATCCCTGGCTCCCCGGCCAATCGAATGAGACGGCAGCTCAAAGACGAACACGAACGCGCATACCGAGCTGATCTCCGGCGCGACGCGATACGTCGACGCGCGTGGAAACAGCGCGCCGGCGGCAGAACAAGGACCGCCGACGCCCTTGCATCTCTCAGAGCGCCTCCAGCCCGTAAGGCCAGCTAACCGGCCCGGGCTCAGAGGTCTCGGTGCCTTCAATCTCCCGACCGAGCTCACTGTCGCCGTTTTCTCCCCAGCACAAAAGGGCGCCGGCGGTGGTGATTCCGCAGGTGTGGATCTTGCCCGCCTCAATCTGCGCAAACGTTTCGGTGGTATCGACCTCCACCGGTACAAGCTCATTGCCGGTCTGCTCCACGCCGATCTGACCGTGATTGTTGTAGCCCCAGCACCAGGCAACGTCATCGGGGGCGATCGCGCAGCTGTGGATATTGCCACTGCTCACACCACTGAGTTCCACATCGGTACCCACTTCTTTGGGCTCAAGAATCAGGGTGGTCGAATCGTCGCCGGTCCCCAGCCTTCCGGTCGAGGCGGGGCCCCAGCAAAAGACTCGCGCGCCCCTCGAGGTCGCCATATCGGCGCAGGTATGCTGAAACCCGGCCGCCAGACGCACCATCGTGGCGTCGTCTACCTCTCCAACTGCTGTGGGTTCACTCAGGTTCTCGGTGCCGCCATAGCCCAACCGGCCATCGCCTCCTCGTCCCCAGCAAGACGCTTCGCCGCCCTCGGTGAGCCCGCAGATATGCTCGGCCCCGGCACTGATCTGCTGCCACGCGCGCTCCCCGGACACAAGCGCAGGCGCGGGCACGTTGCCCGCCGTGCTCCCCACGCCCAGACGCCCCGCCGGATTGTACCCCCAGCAGTAGGCCTCGGTGTCGCGACGCGCACATGTCAACGAGTCCCCTGCGCTCACCTCATCCCAATCATCGAGCTCCCCCACCTGGACAGGATCAGCGAGCGTGTCGTTGCCCACCTGCCCATTTCCCAGCCGCCCGTACTGCTGCTGCCCCCAACACCACAGGGTGCCTTCGGTGCGAATCCCACAGGTAT
The sequence above is drawn from the Lujinxingia sediminis genome and encodes:
- the atpH gene encoding ATP synthase F1 subunit delta, which encodes MAKVPVARRYASALLELASEQKKLEPIHGSLSWLSAAFDQSETLRQALLNPGVKLNERRAVIEALASKEGWDQLFKNFVMLLLDRDRLRYVREIAEDFSVGVDEKAGRVRARVSSASALNDAQLAEVKAALAKMTGKEVLVETSVDEALIGGVVARVGGSIYDGSVRTQLKRMREAILKEV
- a CDS encoding ATP synthase F0 subunit B, with the translated sequence MTSKLLRVAGSRRAIFVQVLVLLVCVSAPAFAASAGDGHGFPWAAWATGIFNLAVFLGIIVKFGGPAIRDFFANRRETFLADMNAAKLAREQAEARLAELNAKLEALERDRQSMLDEYHAQGEREKQRLIDAAKKGVEKMRADAELTIQQEVKRAVAMLEEQAVNTALEMAQRVARDRVDAGVQNKLVESYVAELGNASSAAKN
- a CDS encoding ATP synthase F0 subunit B; this translates as MIDVMTASSPLLVAAVAIDIDGTLFVQMGAFLLVFVILNFVLIKPYLKTLEARQESVQGSSEEAGEMDAQTAVLTASYDEKLSQARREAQDVRESLRNQGLAEQDDILEEVREELGGKLAEERKVIEERVVAARAEIDERARALAEAMVQKVLPQG
- a CDS encoding 2-oxoglutarate dehydrogenase E1 component translates to MTVKDSNEQASNSPRPTAAESQFTGENLAFIEDLYRQYLDDPSAIDSSWEPIFQEYFGGDALPNGSAPHFKPRSIFEPARLPSQEIGGEAVWVDKAEGITVKAPGRTEGFAARVEAIVRAFRLHGHLIATIDPLERPRRPSPPELEPSLYGFSAGDLKAKVNYEPLFGSREVTLGDLLQRLRDLYCGHIAVEYQNMPGSQSRTWLRDRIERNDYASLDVAADGPHILKKLVDADAFETFLHRKYVGAKRFSLTGGESLIPMLDFMLEEAADAGVEEVVVGMAHRGRLNVLHNIMNKPAKAMFSEFEKVQTPEEYVGSSDVKYHMGFSSDHPTRNGKTVHLSLCFNPSHLEFVNPVVLGRVRAKQDRLGTEAARQKLLPLQLHGDAAFSGQGIVTESLNLARVKGYNVGGTIHVVINNQIGFTTNPEDSRSTTYATDVAKMLEVPIFHVNGDDPEACVRVMKVAMQYRQRFGEDVIIDLVCYRRYGHNEGDEPRFTQPMMYGAIDGSKPVREKYVDSLIKRQIMSADETEAVWNERMDYYGEVFKEVREQPQPKFISSLDGLWTPYHGGELQAGAGNDAPIDENLFKELARKLTEVPESHNVHRTLRRFLKGREQVASGEAPADWGTGEALAFASLLINGTRIRMTGQDCIRGTFSHRHAALFDTETGEGYWPLRNLSEDQASIEIYNSTLSENAVLGFEYGFSLDSPDALVLWEAQFGDFVNGAQVIIDQFINSGEDKWKRLSALTLLLPHGYEGQGPEHSSARLERFLQLCAGDNMYVCNMTTPAQYFHALRRQVLHTARKPLIVMSPKSLLRHKDAVSPMEDFTTVGFQPILKDTRESVNTEKVRRVLLCSGKVYYDLCDYAAEQGIDDVAIVRVEQLYPLEGKLLQEAVAPFKNSREVVWVQEEPKNMGSWHYIFPRLIELFGADPLPAYVGRVASASPATGAYESHELEQRALVTKAFAETLD
- the odhB gene encoding 2-oxoglutarate dehydrogenase complex dihydrolipoyllysine-residue succinyltransferase: MSVPVEVPTLGESVTEAIIAEWLKKEGDFVEEDEIIAELETDKITVEVPAPVAGTIKKLRFAIDDSVNPGDVIADIEPGESKGGDAGDAKAEASADVAPKAAAAAEEGDDTDHDKVGPAVRRLVEENSLELADIKGTGPGGRVTKGDVLAHIKEGGKPAKKAAAQKAVEASRPAVDQGALEERVTMSKLRQTVARRLVEAQHNAAMLTTFNEVDMTEIMALRKQYQDRFVKKYGFKLGFMSFFIKASIEALKAFPSVNAEIDGDDIVYKNYYNIGVAVGGGRGLVVPVLKNADQYSFAQTEQELGKLVDKAVNNKLTLPELQGGTFTISNGGIYGSMLSTPILNPPQSGILGMHNIVERPVAINGKVEIRPIMYLALSYDHRIIDGREAVSFLVRIKECLENPERILLEV
- the lpdA gene encoding dihydrolipoyl dehydrogenase → MYDLVVIGSGPGGYIAAIRAAQLDMKVAVVERYATFGGTCLNVGCIPSKALLESSERYEEAKDHFADHGITVGEVSFDLKKMLTRKDEVVASLTGGVAGLFQKNNIATFQGHGTIVDTKKVEVKKDDGSVETLETERILIATGSKPITLPGVDIDKEYIVDSTGALDFQEVPGHLVIIGAGVIGLELGSVWRRLGAKVTVIEYLDEIFGGRADKDVARLAQRVFKKQGIDFELGAAVTGAEVKDGKVITTFEQKGETKTIECDRLLVGVGRKPYTEGLGLENIGLETTKRGFIEVNAHYETSVKGVYAIGDVIPGPMLAHLAEHEGVTCVERIKGIAGHVNYDAIPDVVYTHPEIASVGKTEQQLKEAGIKFKAGKFPFKANGRARALNDTEGFVKILADAETDRILGAHIIGPRAGDLIAELAVAVEFGSSAEDIARSTHAHPTLAEVIKEAALDVDGRTLNL
- a CDS encoding RCC1 domain-containing protein — protein: MRIRRRLWLVLVVLCVMGAGCGDDDPPEDRDGGIEDGGGEPDGEEPDTDADPDVPDGEEPDSDVPDDGEPPGELSLEVDPVASPITFEGEEAEVTLSFSCEPAGCVTSCQLNELAAERCTSPYEVRVDAGEHEVVIRGSYDGEEVEERVVFRTVQVPALEVSAPPGGDVYRADLGDVRARCTDREDCTITCEVCAGGSCQALEGCEDGAALVLEQAEVELVVRACVEDDGEESCNENRRTYTLVDPEWRALSLGETHGCAILADDTLWCWGNNGDAQLGSPEPERSLRPLQVEGSWAQVSAGTAHTCGIRTEGTLWCWGQQQYGRLGNGQVGNDTLADPVQVGELDDWDEVSAGDSLTCARRDTEAYCWGYNPAGRLGVGSTAGNVPAPALVSGERAWQQISAGAEHICGLTEGGEASCWGRGGDGRLGYGGTENLSEPTAVGEVDDATMVRLAAGFQHTCADMATSRGARVFCWGPASTGRLGTGDDSTTLILEPKEVGTDVELSGVSSGNIHSCAIAPDDVAWCWGYNNHGQIGVEQTGNELVPVEVDTTETFAQIEAGKIHTCGITTAGALLCWGENGDSELGREIEGTETSEPGPVSWPYGLEAL